The stretch of DNA GGCCTGCGTGCGGAAGTGGCCGATGTCGCGCACGGTGACCTGCTTCATGTCGGCGACCGCCGCATCGACATCGCGCGGGACCGCCAGATCGATCATCAAAAGGCCGCCGGTGGCCGGCACGATGCTGGCCATGCTGCGCGGCGTGAAGATCGGCTCAGTGGACCCGGTGGAGGTGAAGATCACATCCACCACGCCCGCCTCGGCGAGGAAGGCCGCCAGGGACTTCGCCCGCCCGCCGAATTGCGCGGCCAGTTCGACCGCCTTGGACTCGGTGCGATTGACAAACAGCAGGTCGGTGAACCCGCGCTCGCACAGATGTCCGGCCAGTTTCACGCACATCGGTCCGACACCCACCAGCGCGATCGCCGGATGGGTCCTCCCCTGCAGGTGCTGGTCGATGGATTCCAGCAGCAGATTGACCATCGAGACCGAGGATTCGCCCAGCGGGGTCTCGCGACGGACCTTCTTGGCGACACGGAAGGCATCGGAGAAGATGTTGGCTATGCGCGGGCCGGCCAGCCCCATTTCCTGGGCCTGCGCCAGCGCCGTTTTCACCTGCCCCAAGATCTGGGCCTCACCCACCACCATCGAGTCCAGCGAGGCGGTGACGCGGTAGAGATGACGCAGGGCGCGGAAACCCACTTGCGACGAGATGTCCGACGGCTCAAAGTGAATGTGTTTGTCGTGCAAAAAGAAGTCGAGCAGGCGGTTGCGGAATTCGAGGCCGGCGGGCCGGTCGGCGGTCACATAATAGAACTCCGAGCGATTGCAGGTGTACACCGGCACCAACTCGGCGAAATTGCAGAAGGTCTTCAGGTCCTGCAGTCGGCGAGCGCGGTCCGCATCCGGAACCACCAGCGCTTCCAGCAGCAGCAGGTTGCCGCCCTTGACACCGACTCCGATCACACCGAACGACATCATAAGCTTGTCCCGTCCTGTTGGCGCCGTCCCGTGATCCCCCGGCGCTGTATTACTGATACGGCAAACCACCCTGCAAGCAAGACCTTTTTGATCTCGCAAGCGCGCGCCGGTCGACTTTTGACACCCGGTGACTTACCTCGGACCCGCCGGCCCGCGCCCATTGCCAATATACATTCAATCAAGTATTTCGTGGACCGCCGGCGCCGGGTTTTTGCCATCGGCAGGTGCCGAATTGTCAAAGAGTCGCCCGGCGGGATGGCACCCTCGCCATCCGGACAATCGTCAATCCTTCGCCCGGCGGACTATGGGCCCGATCCCACACCCGACCGCGGCCGCTCAAGCGGCCTGCGGATCGACTTCAACCTCGATGGGGGAATCATCCCCCTTGTCCAGGCACGTGCTGTCGTGGTGTGCCTTGACCCCATACTCGTGCAGCTTGTTGCGCAGAGTGCGCGTTGAGATCCCCAGACGGTGGGCGGTGCGTGTCTGGTTGTGTCCCTCCGCATCCAGCGTCACAAGGATCAACTCGCGCACCACTTCCTCGATGGTGCGCCCTGAACGCACCGTCGGTGTCGGATACGGCGCTTCGCCGTGGACCAGTTCGGGCGGCAGGTCCTCGACGGTGACCACGTCGTCGTCGCTGACGATGACGGCGCGCGCAATCACGTTTTCCAGTTCGCGAACGTTGCCCGGCCAGCCGTAGCGCTGCAGCAGACGCATGGCCTCCGGGCAGATCGACA from bacterium encodes:
- a CDS encoding NAD(P)-binding domain-containing protein, with the translated sequence MMSFGVIGVGVKGGNLLLLEALVVPDADRARRLQDLKTFCNFAELVPVYTCNRSEFYYVTADRPAGLEFRNRLLDFFLHDKHIHFEPSDISSQVGFRALRHLYRVTASLDSMVVGEAQILGQVKTALAQAQEMGLAGPRIANIFSDAFRVAKKVRRETPLGESSVSMVNLLLESIDQHLQGRTHPAIALVGVGPMCVKLAGHLCERGFTDLLFVNRTESKAVELAAQFGGRAKSLAAFLAEAGVVDVIFTSTGSTEPIFTPRSMASIVPATGGLLMIDLAVPRDVDAAVADMKQVTVRDIGHFRTQA